A single Planktothrix sp. FACHB-1365 DNA region contains:
- a CDS encoding SIS domain-containing protein, whose product MAISSNLEQEIEQQPQVLQRLLTSERPIIQQLVTELHRRQISQVVIAARGSSDNAARYAQYVFGSLNGFLVSLATPSLYSIYQQTPQLKNTLVLGISQSGQSPDLVAVLAEARLQKVLTAAITNFYDSPLAQQADYVINLNAGVEKSIAATKTYTTELLAIALLSAELSQQSTILKTVQTVPELVQTTLTLNPEINRLVERYRYMKHCVVIGRGYNYATAFELALKLKELTYTLVEPYSSADFLHGPLAIVEPGFPVFVIAPSGKVLPELQALMQTLKQREAELIVISDDQETLKFAQTSLILPPDIPEWISPLVAIIPGQLFALNLALTRNYNVDHPRGLQKVTETR is encoded by the coding sequence ATGGCAATTTCGTCTAATCTCGAACAAGAAATTGAGCAACAACCCCAGGTTTTACAAAGGCTGTTAACCTCGGAACGTCCCATTATCCAACAGCTAGTTACAGAATTACATCGCCGCCAGATTTCTCAAGTTGTGATTGCGGCACGAGGAAGTAGTGATAATGCAGCCCGATATGCTCAATATGTGTTCGGTTCCCTGAATGGATTTTTAGTGAGTTTAGCGACACCGAGTTTATATAGTATTTATCAGCAAACGCCACAATTAAAAAATACATTAGTATTAGGAATTAGCCAAAGTGGTCAAAGTCCTGATTTAGTAGCCGTATTAGCAGAAGCCCGTCTTCAAAAGGTTTTAACCGCCGCAATTACTAATTTTTACGACTCCCCCTTAGCCCAACAAGCAGATTATGTGATTAACTTAAATGCAGGAGTAGAAAAATCTATTGCAGCGACTAAAACCTATACCACTGAATTATTAGCGATCGCTCTTTTAAGTGCAGAACTCTCTCAACAATCAACAATCTTAAAAACGGTTCAAACTGTTCCTGAATTAGTCCAAACAACCTTAACCTTAAATCCAGAAATTAATCGTTTAGTAGAACGCTATCGCTATATGAAACATTGCGTTGTCATTGGTCGAGGCTATAACTATGCAACGGCTTTTGAACTGGCTTTAAAACTTAAGGAATTAACCTATACTCTCGTTGAACCCTATAGCAGTGCTGACTTTTTGCATGGGCCTTTAGCCATTGTGGAACCTGGATTTCCTGTTTTTGTCATTGCGCCATCCGGGAAAGTTTTACCCGAACTACAAGCCTTAATGCAAACTTTAAAACAACGGGAAGCTGAGTTAATTGTTATTAGCGATGATCAAGAAACCTTAAAATTTGCTCAAACTTCGTTAATTTTACCCCCTGATATTCCTGAATGGATTTCTCCTCTGGTTGCGATTATTCCCGGTCAATTATTTGCCTTGAATTTAGCTCTAACCCGTAATTATAATGTTGATCACCCTCGTGGACTGCAAAAAGTAACGGAAACCCGCTAG
- a CDS encoding DUF1517 domain-containing protein, producing the protein MFKKLLKPLAVFSLVAVLFFSQADGALAARSGGRIGGGSFRAPSRSYNPGPSRTPGGYYGGGGFGFPFIIPFFGFGGGGLFSLLIFMAIAGFIFRSFRSTMGQDELGGYSSNPTVSVARLQVGLLAQARTLQADLDRIAQTADTGSAAGRAQVLQETTLALLRHPEYWAYGSSQSEQAGMNSAEAKFNQWALAERSKFTEETLSNVNNQLIGGVAPSLTGNNANLVNQTGDLTPTENEYIVVTLVVGTLGQIQLPKVNSPETLRQALSRLGSVGSEQLLAVEILWTPQASGDTLSTDDMLAYYPNLTLV; encoded by the coding sequence ATGTTCAAAAAACTTTTAAAACCTTTAGCTGTTTTCAGTTTGGTTGCTGTTTTATTTTTTAGTCAAGCCGATGGAGCCTTAGCAGCCCGAAGTGGGGGACGCATTGGTGGAGGTTCCTTTAGAGCTCCCAGTCGTAGCTATAATCCTGGCCCTAGCCGTACTCCAGGGGGATATTATGGTGGGGGCGGGTTTGGATTTCCGTTTATTATTCCCTTCTTTGGGTTTGGCGGAGGCGGGTTATTTTCCCTGCTGATTTTTATGGCCATTGCGGGGTTCATCTTCAGAAGTTTTCGGTCAACGATGGGACAAGATGAACTGGGAGGATACAGCAGCAACCCAACGGTGTCTGTAGCTCGTTTACAAGTGGGGTTACTGGCTCAAGCGAGAACATTACAAGCCGATTTAGACCGTATAGCCCAAACCGCCGATACAGGTTCCGCAGCCGGTCGAGCCCAAGTCTTACAGGAAACCACCTTAGCATTGTTACGCCATCCCGAATATTGGGCCTATGGCTCTTCCCAGTCCGAACAAGCGGGAATGAATTCCGCCGAAGCTAAATTTAATCAATGGGCCTTAGCAGAACGCAGTAAATTTACGGAAGAAACGCTGTCTAATGTTAACAATCAGTTAATCGGTGGGGTAGCTCCGAGTCTGACTGGAAATAACGCGAATTTAGTTAATCAAACTGGCGATTTAACCCCAACGGAAAACGAATATATTGTGGTAACGTTAGTTGTCGGAACATTAGGACAAATTCAACTTCCTAAAGTTAATAGTCCTGAAACCTTACGTCAAGCCTTAAGTCGGTTAGGTTCCGTTGGAAGTGAACAATTATTAGCTGTAGAAATTCTCTGGACACCTCAAGCCAGTGGGGATACTCTCAGCACCGATGATATGCTGGCTTACTATCCCAATTTAACCTTAGTTTAA
- the groL gene encoding chaperonin GroEL (60 kDa chaperone family; promotes refolding of misfolded polypeptides especially under stressful conditions; forms two stacked rings of heptamers to form a barrel-shaped 14mer; ends can be capped by GroES; misfolded proteins enter the barrel where they are refolded when GroES binds) translates to MAKRIIYNENARRALERGMDILAESVAVTLGPKGRNVVLEKKFGAPQIVNDGVTIAKEIELEDNIENTGVALIRQAASKTNDAAGDGTTTATVLAHAMVKEGLRNVAAGANPIELKRGIDKATNFLVEKIAEHARQVEDSKAIAQVGSISAGNDEEVGKMIASAMDKVGKEGVISLEEGKSMTTELEITEGMRFDKGYISPYFATDTERMEAILEEPYLLITDKKITLVQDLVPVLEQVARSGRPLVIIAEDIEKEALATLVVNRLRGVLNVAAVKAPGFGDRRKAMLEDIAVLTGGQLITEDAGLKLENAKLDMLGKARRVTLTKDNTTIVAEGNEASVKARCEQIRRQMEETESSYDREKLQERLAKLAGGVAVIKVGAATETEMKDRKLRLEDAINATKAAVEEGIVPGGGTTLAHLAPQLEEWANANLTHEALTGALIVSRALAAPLKRIAENAGVNGAVVAERVKEKDFNVGYNASSNEFVDMFEAGIVDPAKVTRSALQNAASIAGMVLTTECIVVDKPEPKDNAPAGAGAGMGGDFDY, encoded by the coding sequence ATGGCTAAACGTATCATCTACAACGAAAATGCTCGTCGTGCATTAGAACGCGGTATGGACATCTTGGCAGAGTCCGTTGCCGTTACTCTTGGCCCCAAAGGTCGCAACGTTGTATTAGAAAAAAAATTTGGTGCGCCCCAAATCGTGAATGATGGCGTCACCATTGCTAAAGAAATTGAACTAGAAGATAACATTGAGAATACTGGTGTTGCCCTGATTCGTCAAGCTGCCTCTAAAACCAACGATGCTGCTGGAGACGGAACCACCACTGCAACGGTTCTAGCTCACGCGATGGTGAAAGAAGGTCTGCGGAACGTGGCTGCGGGCGCCAACCCCATTGAACTGAAACGCGGTATTGATAAAGCCACTAACTTTTTAGTTGAAAAAATCGCTGAACACGCTCGCCAAGTGGAAGATTCCAAAGCGATCGCTCAAGTCGGTTCCATCTCTGCCGGAAACGATGAAGAAGTCGGTAAAATGATTGCTTCAGCGATGGATAAAGTCGGTAAAGAAGGCGTGATTTCCTTAGAAGAAGGGAAATCTATGACAACTGAGTTAGAAATCACCGAAGGAATGCGCTTTGATAAAGGCTATATTTCCCCCTACTTTGCCACAGATACGGAACGGATGGAAGCCATTCTGGAAGAACCCTATCTGTTAATTACCGATAAAAAAATCACCTTAGTTCAGGACTTAGTTCCTGTTCTGGAGCAAGTCGCTCGTTCTGGCCGTCCGTTGGTGATTATCGCTGAAGATATTGAAAAAGAAGCCTTAGCGACTCTGGTGGTTAACCGTCTGCGCGGTGTTCTGAATGTGGCTGCGGTTAAAGCTCCTGGGTTTGGCGATCGCCGTAAAGCCATGTTAGAAGACATCGCCGTGTTAACAGGTGGCCAACTGATCACCGAAGATGCGGGTCTGAAACTGGAAAACGCCAAGCTGGATATGCTCGGTAAAGCCCGTCGCGTTACCCTGACCAAAGATAACACCACCATCGTCGCTGAAGGCAATGAAGCTTCAGTAAAAGCTCGTTGTGAGCAAATTCGCCGTCAAATGGAAGAAACCGAGTCTTCCTACGACCGTGAAAAACTCCAAGAACGCTTGGCTAAATTAGCCGGTGGCGTTGCGGTGATCAAAGTCGGTGCTGCAACTGAAACCGAAATGAAAGACCGCAAACTGCGTCTGGAAGATGCCATCAACGCCACCAAAGCGGCTGTTGAAGAAGGGATCGTTCCCGGTGGCGGTACAACCCTGGCTCACTTAGCACCTCAGTTAGAAGAGTGGGCGAATGCCAACCTCACCCACGAAGCCTTAACGGGTGCGTTGATCGTGTCCCGTGCGTTGGCTGCTCCTCTGAAACGGATCGCTGAAAACGCGGGTGTTAACGGTGCTGTTGTGGCTGAACGAGTTAAAGAAAAAGACTTTAACGTCGGTTACAATGCCTCTTCTAACGAATTTGTGGATATGTTTGAAGCGGGTATTGTTGACCCGGCGAAAGTGACCCGTTCTGCTCTGCAAAACGCCGCTTCGATCGCTGGAATGGTGTTAACAACTGAGTGTATTGTTGTTGACAAACCCGAACCCAAAGATAATGCTCCGGCGGGTGCTGGTGCTGGTATGGGTGGCGATTTCGATTACTAA
- the groES gene encoding co-chaperone GroES, whose product MAAVSLSVSTVKPLGERVFVKVSASEEKTAGGILLPDTAKEKPQVGEVVAVGPGKRNDDGSRSELEVKVGDKVLYSKYAGTDVKLGSDEFVLLAEKDILAIVS is encoded by the coding sequence ATGGCTGCTGTATCTCTAAGCGTATCAACCGTTAAACCATTAGGTGAGCGCGTTTTCGTCAAAGTAAGTGCGTCTGAAGAAAAAACCGCAGGTGGGATTTTATTGCCTGACACCGCCAAAGAAAAACCCCAAGTGGGCGAAGTCGTGGCAGTTGGCCCTGGCAAACGGAATGATGATGGTTCTCGCTCCGAATTAGAAGTTAAAGTCGGTGACAAAGTTCTTTATTCTAAATACGCTGGCACTGACGTCAAACTCGGCAGCGACGAATTTGTTCTCTTAGCTGAAAAAGATATCTTAGCCATCGTCAGCTAA